One window of Cydia pomonella isolate Wapato2018A chromosome 7, ilCydPomo1, whole genome shotgun sequence genomic DNA carries:
- the LOC133520137 gene encoding uncharacterized protein LOC133520137: MSNSPSNVFDGQDYTFKQYYYPVSDAEDSLTCVPDEPVKRKLNTHSNIDAFFDQPKIKRKKNVSSTVGKGCKGGGISYISTNKDDGTNSTHLIKIEIFDMKKLSKVSDTTKHWMFADVRAKYFVMENETNKHLQQAKDLIYGITKEISESDECKKYHFNSKV; the protein is encoded by the exons ATGTCG aaCTCCCCATCAAATGTCTTCGACGGCCAAGACTATACATTTAAGCAGTACTATTATCCAGTGTCAGATGCAGAGGACAGCCTAACTTGTGTACCAGACGAGCCGGTGAAGCGAAAATTAAACACACACTCAAATATCGATGCATTCTTTGACCAGCCAAAGATAAAGAGGAAGAAAAACGTGTCTTCCACTGTAGGAAAAGGCTGTAAAGGGGgtggtatatcatatatatctacAAACAAAGACGATGGTACGAATTCGACACATCtaatcaaaatagaaatatttgatatgaaaaaacTATCCAAAGTTTCTGATACAACTAAACACTGGATGTTTGCGGATGTGCGTGCAAAATATTTCGTGATggaaaatgaaacaaataagcACTTACAGCAAGCTAAAGATCTCATTTACGGAATCACGAAGGAGATTTCCGAATCCGACGAGTGTAAAAAGTaccattttaattcaaaagtctAA